Below is a window of Sulfurisphaera ohwakuensis DNA.
AGATATTTGGGGGAAATGCGAAAGAATATCCATCTTTTCCTTAGCAAATTCAATGTATGGCTCTAGTTTCATATTTAGTTAAATAGTTTCTCCATTATATTTAAACACTCTTTAGCATCTTCTTCAGTATAATCTATCGAACCATACCTAGTCTCAGTATATCCCTCTTCTAATTCCTTTAACAAATTTCTATTTTCGCTTAGCAGTTTATGTTTTTTCTCCTTCTCTTAAACAATTTCTTTATCCCTCCAGATATTTGGTGAGCTACCCCGCCCTGAAGGGCGGAGCTTCCTGCTTCATAGCCCCACCTTGCCCGTAGCTTTTCGCTACGGGTAGAGGGTAGAGCTCCACAGGCACTAAGGATGGCTCCCACCCCGATCTCTTCAATATGTTTAAGCAAGCGTTATAGTCACGATCAGTAACCCAACCACACTTAGGACAGCTGAACACACGGTCAGTCAAAGTTAACTCTTTCTTTACGTACCCGCATTTGGCACACATCTTTGAAGTATATGCTGGATTTATTAACAACAGTTTCTTTCCATATTTTTCCAACTGATATTCTAGTATTCTCTTCAACTCATGGAATGCAACATCGTGTAACCTCATCCTCAACTTCCTTTCTGACTCCTCCACCAGTTGTTTAACATCTATATCCTCCATTACTACAACGTCATAATGTTGTGCGAACCACTTACCCAACTTCATATAGAAGTCTTGTCTCAAGTTCTTCAAGTGTTCATAACCCCTAGCTAACTTCACTTTTGCTTTAAACCAGTTTTTCGACAAGAACTCCTTCCTCGAGAGAACCTTGTGGAGTTTCCTTATCTTCTCAAGTGCCTTCTCATAAGGTCTCAAGTTAGGGAAATAGAATCCATCACTCGTGGTTAGGAGTTTCTCTACCCCAACATCTATTGCAACTACCTTACCAGTCTTTGGGAATTGAGAGAATCCAACACCTTCAACCATGAAGGAGACATATACTCTCTCTGAACGTGTTAGTTTAACTACCACCCTCTTTACTTTGTCAAGCGGGAAGTCCCTATGAACAATGACCTTAAACACGCCGAGATTTGATAACCTCAATAACACCAGCTTCTTCTTATTCTTCCTACTCTTAGTCCTTATTTCCCTGCTCTCAAGTATTTTCCACCCACTTTGTGGGTAAACAAGAGAGTAGTACTTATGGGGTTTCTTCTCCTTAGGAAAGTGTGCTAGACCTTTGAAGAACCTATCCCTAGCATCGTAATAACGATCGGCAATTTGCTGTACTACTTGTGAGTAGAGTTGTTGGTACTCCTTATCTTGCTTTCTTAGATCTAGAGCGAGCTGTCTTAACTCCGTTTGTGTAAGACCCTTTCCGTCCCTTTGGTAGAAATAGATATCTGCCCAGCGTAGGGTGTTGTACATCTCACATGCTAACCTCAACTGGGCTTTTAACGCCCTAATTGTTTGATCGTCAGCATATGCACGAAAGCGGAACCCTACGTTGGGCATTAATAAAATGTTCGAGAGTGGATTAAAAAATATTTCTACAAAGGGGGCTATCCATCCCCGCCTTAAACGGTACTCCCAAAATCACCTCCTTAAAAATAAACCTGTAGTATTAGTAAGCGTTTCCTCTGATTTATTTAAATAAATCTCTGCCTCAGATATATTTTCAATAATTTTTGAAATTAGTGATTTGAAAGTCCTCATTTTCACGTTATCCTTGAGGATCGTGTACAAGGAGTAAACGAGCACGGCAAGTAAGAAGATTAACATGCGGAAAATGAACTTTGTT
It encodes the following:
- a CDS encoding RNA-guided endonuclease InsQ/TnpB family protein, coding for MPNVGFRFRAYADDQTIRALKAQLRLACEMYNTLRWADIYFYQRDGKGLTQTELRQLALDLRKQDKEYQQLYSQVVQQIADRYYDARDRFFKGLAHFPKEKKPHKYYSLVYPQSGWKILESREIRTKSRKNKKKLVLLRLSNLGVFKVIVHRDFPLDKVKRVVVKLTRSERVYVSFMVEGVGFSQFPKTGKVVAIDVGVEKLLTTSDGFYFPNLRPYEKALEKIRKLHKVLSRKEFLSKNWFKAKVKLARGYEHLKNLRQDFYMKLGKWFAQHYDVVVMEDIDVKQLVEESERKLRMRLHDVAFHELKRILEYQLEKYGKKLLLINPAYTSKMCAKCGYVKKELTLTDRVFSCPKCGWVTDRDYNACLNILKRSGWEPSLVPVELYPLPVAKSYGQGGAMKQEAPPFRAG
- a CDS encoding HEPN domain-containing protein codes for the protein MLKELEEGYTETRYGSIDYTEEDAKECLNIMEKLFN